DNA from Macrobrachium nipponense isolate FS-2020 chromosome 29, ASM1510439v2, whole genome shotgun sequence:
AAGGAAGAATCACTTGTGTGGAAACCATTGAAGAGAGAGACTTAGAAGCGAAGGAGGAGCGTAGAcaaggtgggagggagggagggagggatggaaaGGTGAGTTGGAGGGGTTGGGGAGGGAAATGGGAGGAGGAGTTGATGACAACGAATAGGGAAGCTAGAGAAAGCTATTGTAGCAGAGACaggcaggatctctctctctctctctctctctctctctctctctctctctctctctctcctcctccccaatctctcctcttccctccctcccccccaccatccCATAGACAGACATTCTGTGTATTCTTCTTTTATGTAAACTTGAGACTCCAAGATTCCTGTTGCTCGTCCGCCATCTTATTTGTTGATAGTTTTCTGGTCCATTTTCTACCATCTTTCTTTTACAGAGTTCGTCTTTTgcaactgtatttatttattttttcttgttttatctgttgatctatttatttattttatttttttgttcttgtggGAGTTGTTAGAAAGACCCTGAAGTTGTGTTACTGGAGTTCCGTAGGCTTAGTATGGTTAGATTcctatatacagggtgtccataaagtcccagtaccattagaaGCCATAAtacatgtaatggtactgggactttatggacaccctgttataaatatatatataccctatatatatatatatatatattatatatatatatatatatatatatatatatatatatatataaagagtttgTCTGTAAAAGATAGATGAGCCCCTCTGCCATGTTGTTTACAATTGCCTTTATCATCTTGACCATCATACAGTGGCACAACTTGAGAATGCTTGTACAAGAGGCTGATAAGAACATAAAGGGAACAATTAAGAGGTGGGACTCATGGAATTACAAGTgatcttttattattaagttGCTGTGAAGTTTGGATTGATGAGAGCGAGGTGTTCTGAATGAATGGGGGGTGTGGGGAGAGGAATATGCGAGTACACAGCAGAGGAATGTGTAAATATACACAGCGAACAGGAATATGCAAATACATAATATACGTAAGGCTCGTTTCGAGAGAAAACTGTTAACGgagaaagaagagaatattccCTCGTCCAAAGCAGATGTGAACAGCATGATGATAACGTTTGCCTCTGAGGCAACTGACaagacaggtgtgtgtgtgtgtgtgtgtgcgtttgtgtgtgtgtctggctcCCTGCTCTCGTTGTTGTCAGGTCCCAATCACCCCTTCCTTcgtcacccctccccctcccccatcttcctcctcctcttcttcgttttGTCTTTGCCCCCTAtgccactgcttcttcttctacttcttcttcttcttcgtttcttACCCTCTGCcactgattcttcttcttcttcttcttcttcttcgtctctcaCCTTCTgccacttcttctttttcttcttctttttcttcttcatttttcggTCTCACACCCTCAGCAAActgcttcttttcttcttctgtcttcttttcatttcgtctctcaccctcagccaactgcttcttccttcttcttttcttcatgcttctgcattttctttctttctctttctgttttttcgaTCTCTTACCTCAGCactgcttcttctcttcttcttcttgcttcttcttccttctttttttcgtcttcctcctcagccactgcttcttcttcttctattctcttctctgttcttcttctttttcgtctcttcCCCAGCACActgcttctccttcttcttcttctctctttcttcttttctttcttctctcccggcagccactgcttcttctctcttttcttctctttcttctgggtcttcttcttaattttttgtctctcaccctcagccactgcttcttcctcttcttcttcttctggcttcttcttcttcttcttcttacatttTTCGTCTCTCCACCTCGACACTtgctttcttcctctttcttcttattcttcctgctgctttctctcttcttctttcttttcggtCTCTCccctcagccactgcttcttctttctttcttcttcttctgcttcttcttcctttttcgtcTCTTACTCAGCCactgctttcttttcttttctttcttctttcttcttctttttcttttttctctctcacccTCACgccacgcttcttcttcttcttcttcttcttctcctcaccCCAGCCactgcttctttcttcttcttctgttcttctatcttcttcttcttctttttcgtttctCCACCCTACAGCCACTGCTtctcttcttcatcatcttcttcgttttcgtctctcaccctcaggcccactgcttcctctcttcttcttcttattcttcttcattctttttcgCTCTCAATCCTCAGCCACTTCTTCTTcgctttcttccttcttcttcttattcttcttctttttttcgtcttCTCACCCTTTTTCAGCCactgtcttcctcttctttttttcttcaacgttcttcttcttccttcttcctccaccctcagccactgcttctttcattctttcttatttttcgttcttcttctttcttcttcttaattttttCGTCTCTAACCCCTCAGCCAACCACTGCTTTCTTTTTTCCCCCTTCTTCTtagttccttttcttctttttcttcttcttcttcttaatttgtAGTCCCTGTCCACCCTCAGCCACTtgctttcttccttcttattcttattcttgcttcttcttctttcttttttcgttcCTCACccctcagccactgcttcttcttcttcttctttcttcttctttctttcttcttttctttttcgttcTTTACCCTTCAGCCACTGCTCTTTCTTTTCCCCtcttttatccctttttttgttcttcttctttttttcttttcttttttttcgtttcttcttcACCCTCAGCCACTTCGCTTCTCttccttcgttcttcttcttcttcttcttttcttcttcttcctcaccctcagccactgcttcttctttctttccttcttcttcttcttcttattcttcttcttcttctttttcgtcctcTCCACCCTCAGCCActtgcttctttcttcttcatcattCCTTCTTTCGTTTTAGTTCTTCTTCACCCTTCAGCCAatgctttccttcttcttctttttcctgtctttattcttttctctttttcgtctCTACCCTCAGCCAActgcttccttcttcttcttcttcttattctttttcttcttttttcgtctctccaccctcagccactgcttcttttcttcttcttttcttttcttcttctttttcgtctctcaccctcagccactgcttctttcttcttctttcttcttcttcttcttttttcgtaTCACCTCAGgccaactgcttcttcttcttcttttctttattattcttcttcgttttcgttctcTCAACCCTCCAGCcactgctttcttcttctttcttcttctttcttcttcttcttcttctttttcgtctctccgaccctcagccactgcttgcctcttcttcttcttcttatttttttttctttccttctttttcgtctctcaccccTCAGCCACTGCTTCTATTCCTTCCATTTCGTTTCTTATTctgtttccttcttcttccttcttcttttcttttttcgttctCTCATCCTCAGGCCACTGcctttcctctttccttcttcttcttttcttttcttcttctcttattcttctttttttcgtctctcacccCTCATCCACTGCttcttcctattcttcttcttcttcttcttcttcttctttcttctcatcACCCCTTCAGACCactgcttcttcctcttctttcttctttctttcttcttctttttcgtctcttcACCCTCAGCCACCCCtgcctttctttccttcttttcttcttattattccttcttcttcttcttcttcttcttttttcggtCTCTCAACACCCTcagccacttcttcttcttcttcttcttcttcttcttcttctttttcgtctctcacctcagccactgcttcttcttctttcttcttcgttcctcgcACCCCTCAGCCACCctgccttcttttcttcttcttcttcttcttctttcttctcacaaCCTCAGCCACTCTGCTTCTcccttcttattttcttctctttttcgtctctcaccctcagccactgctccccttcttcttcttttctttttttctttcttttcttattcgtCTTCGTTCTTCACCCTTCCAGccattgcttcttcttcttcttcttcttcttccttcttgcttCTTTTTCGTCCTCTCACCCTCAGCCACGCtctttttcctctccttcccttattcttcttcttcttcttctttcttcttttttttcgttccCTCTCCACCCTTcagccacttcttcttcttcttcttcttctttttcttcttcttccctttttcccGTTCTCTCACCCTCCGccccttgcttcttcttcttccttcttcctttttctctcctcaccctcagccactgcttcttcttcttcttcttcttcttcttcttcttcttcttctctcaccctccagccactgcttcttcttcttcttcttcttcctttttgccctttttcgttttttctctcAACCCTCAGCCACTTTTTTTTGCTCCTTccctctgcttctttttcttcttcttcttctttcttcttctttcgctcTCACCCTCCTTCcattgccttcttcttcttcttcttcttctttcttcttctttttccttcttctttcccttttcgTTCTTCTCACCCTCAGGCCActgcttccttcttctttcttcttcttattcttcttttttgcttccttattcttcttcttcttttttcgtttttctctcaCCCCTCCAGCCAactgccttcttcttctttcttcttctttttcttcttcccttcgtttcttctttttcgtctcttaccctcagccactgctttcttttttcttcttcttcttcttctttttcttctttttcgtctctcaccctcagccactgcttcttcttcttcttcttcttcttcttcttcttcttttcttcttcttctttttcttttttaattttttcgtcCTCACCCTCAgccacgcttcttcttcttcttcttcttcttcttcttctttttcttcttctttcttccttttttttttttttttttcgttctttcttcACCCTTCGCAGCCACCCTActtggtcttcttcttcttcttcttcttcttcttcttctttttcgtctctcaccctcagccactgcttcctcttcttcttcttcttattcttcttcttctttttcgtctctcaccctcagccacttgcctttcttttttcttcttcttctttcttcttttttcttttttttcccgtcTCCCTCCATTccctcagccactgcttcttcttctttcttcttcttcttcttcttcccttcgttccttcttctttcttcttctccctccacCCTCACCaccgctttcttcttcttcttcttcttcttcttctttttcgtcccTCGCCACCGCAGCCACTGCCTTCTTTTGTCTTCCCTTCACCATTCATTCTTCTTTCGTTTTTTCGTCTCTCCAAACCCTCAGCCActgctttccttcttcttccttcttccttttattcttattctttttctttttcgtctcCTCACCCTCCACAGccacttgcttcttcttctttttttttttttcttcttcttcatccatcATTCTTCCTTtttcgttcccccccccccccccccccccccttcccttttttTCCAAACCCCTTCCAGGGCCCCACTGggcttccttcttttttcttcctcttcccttattcttctttcttctttttcgctCTCACCCTCAGCCCtgcttccctttcttcttcttcttattttctttctttcttttttccttcttcttcccgcCCCTcaccactgcttcttcttcttcttctttttcttctttttcttcccttttttcgtTCTTCCTTCACCCTCAGCACCctgcttcttccttcttcttcttcttatttttcttcttctttttcgtctctcacccacagccctgcttctttcttctttcttctttctattcttcttcttgttttcgtctctcaccctcagcccctgccttttcttcttcttcttcttcttctttctttctttttcgtctcTTTACCCTCAGCCACTGgcctccttttttcttcttcttccttctttcttcttcttccttcttctttcttcttctttctttttcttcctctccttctttttcttgcttcttttttcgtcttcttcCCCTTTTTCAGCCCaccctgcttcttcttcttcttcttctttcttctcttcttcttttttcgtctctcacccctcagccactgcttcttcttcttcttttcatcttcCCTTCGTGTCGTTTTCTCTCCACCCTCCAGGccacttgcttcttcttcttcttcttttcggtctctcaccctcagccactgcttccttcttcttttcttcttcttatttccttCTTACCTTCTTTTTCGTCCTCTCACCCTCCAGCActgcttcttttcttcttcttctttttctgattcttcttcttcttcttccttcttttttcgtctctcaccctcagccactgcttcttcttcttcttcttcttctttttattcttttcttctttttcgtttttactCTCACCCTCACcactgcttttcttcttcttcttcttattcttcttcttcttttttcgtctCTCCCACTCGccactcttttcttcttcttctttcttcttcttcttctttcttcttcttcttcttcttcttctttctttttcgtctctcacctTCAAGCCCCAActgcttcctcttccttcttcttccttatttcttcttcttcttctttctcttttcttcttattcttcttcttttcctcctctcaccctcagccacgcttcttcttcttcttcttcttcttcttcttcttctttgttcttccttcccttcattcccttgcttttcttcttctcttcacttCTTCATCgccttacttcttcttcttcttttcgtctcCTCAGCACTCTTCaccagcttcttcttcttcttctttcttcttcttccttcttttttcgtCTCTCAACCCTCCATCcactggcttcttcttcttcttcttcttcttcttctttctattcttcttgcttcttcttttttttcttcttcttcgtcttcttttcgtctctcaccctcaagcctgccttcttcttcttcttctttctctgcttccttcttcttcctccttttttcgATCTCTCCACCCTCAGCCACttgcttcttctttctttcttcttcttcttcttacttcttcttcttcttctttttctttttcgtccaCCCTCACCCTCAGCacatgctttttcttcttcttcttcttcttcttcttcttctttttcttttgtcgtCTCATCACCCTCAgccatgcttcttcttcttcttcttttcttcttcttcttcttcttcttcttcttcttcttctttttcagctTCTCACCATTCAGCCACcttgctttttctttcttcttcttctttcttttcgtcttcttccttcttcttctcttcttctttttcgactCTCCACCCTCAACCACCTGCTTCTTCTTTCTGTTCTTCCTTCtttttcgttcttcttcttcttcttcttctttttttcgtctCTCAACCCTCAtgccactgcttcttcttcttcttcttcttcttccttcgtcttcttcttccttcacccttcagccactgcttcttcttctttcttcttcttcttctttttcgtctctccACCCTCTAGccactgctttttcttcttcttcttcttctttcttcttcttctttcttctttttcgtctctcaccctcatccaccctgctttttcttcttcttcttctcttccttcttcttcttccttcttcttctttcttcttttagctctccaccctcagccactgcttcttacttcttcttcttctttttttcttcttcttcttcgttcttctttttttcgttcttcttcaccctcagccactgcttttttcttcttcttcttcttcttcttcttcttcttttttccgtCCTCCTCAACCCTTAagccctgcttcttcttcttcttcttcttcttcttctcttaggTCTCCTTACCctcaaagccaaaaaaaaaactgcttcttctttcttcttcttcttcttcttcctttttcttcttctttcgttcttCTTCACCTCCGGCActggctttttcttcttcttcttcttcttccttctttttcgcttcttctttttttacgtcTCTTCCACCCTCAGCCACTTCTTCTtcgcttctttcttcttccttctttttcgtCTTTCTTCACCCTtcccactgcttcttcttcttcttctttttcttgttcttctttctttttcgtttctCACCCTCAggccactgcttcttcttcttcttcttcttcttcttcttcttcttcctttttcgttCTCTCACCCCTCGCCACTGCTTcttttcttcttacttcttcttcctAAATTCTTCTttttccgtcttcttcttctttttcacccCCAGGGAGCTACACCCTCAGCCATGCtttcttcgctttttttcttcttttttcgttcTTCTTcaaaacccaacaacaacaacaaaccacaCAACCAAAACAACACCACAACCTTCAACACACCAAAACACAAAAAGCCACCCAACACGAATTCCAAaccacaaaacagaaaaattcaaaacaacTTCAATTCCACAACTTAGAACGCAACTAGTTTTTcaaacagataaacaaaacaaagactctcaacaaaaacaaacccataacaaaaaacaacaaaaaacaacaacacaaaaaaaagccCACAAACCAAAAGAAAAACCCGTCACAAAAAAGCAAATTTTACAAAACACATCACACCAGAACTTCACAAACACAGCaaaacaacacacaaacaacaaaacaCACAAGCACTTAAAActtcaacgaaaaaaaaaaaaaaaccacacaaacagaacacacaacacacaccaacaATTCCACTTCAATTAACAAAAACACAAGAACATTAACAAACAAAGACACAAAAAACACACCCaacaatttcacacacacacaaaccaaccaaaaaaaaagacaagttcacacacaaaacaacaacaaaaaagcaaaaaacaccacaccacacaaaacaaaacaaacaacaaaaaaaccaaaaaacacaccaccaaacaacaaaaaaaacacaaaaaaacacacacaaaacttcacccaaccaaaaaacaacacaacaacacaaacaaaacaaaacaaacaacacccACAAAGGCATTACAACAGacaaaccaacacacaaaaacaacaacaacacaacaaacattcacaaacaacaaacaaaaagaacaattcaacaACAAGGAAAACAGCTTTTTACACAGacaaaaaacataaacacaccCAAACACATAACACAAACCCATAAAAACAAGCACACCCCAGACCaaaccacaaacaaaacaaacaacattacacaaaatattaaaaaaaaaacttcaaaaaccaCCATCAAAACACCAGTTAACACccaaaacaaaacacaacacaAACCCCACaatt
Protein-coding regions in this window:
- the LOC135206008 gene encoding uncharacterized protein LOC135206008, encoding MRVERRKKEEEEEEERKRRKNRKKKQVVEGGESKKKKRRRRKKTKRKKKKKEKARWLNGEKLKKKKKKKKKKKKKKRRRRRSMAEGDETTKEKEEEEEEEEEEKACAEGEGGRKRKRRRRRSKKKKKKERRSKWLRVERSKKGGRRRKQRKKKKKKAGLRVRDEKERRRRRRRRKKKKKKEEEEKSGEWERRKKKKKNKKKKKKSSGEGESKNEKEEKNKKKKKKKKKQWLRVRDEKRRKKKKKNQKKKKKKRSSAGG